Proteins encoded within one genomic window of Vanrija pseudolonga chromosome 3, complete sequence:
- the sfc4_1 gene encoding Transcription factor tau subunit sfc4, which produces MSGFVDAEASGSQSQAHEHMDVDPDNNEIQDDEMQDDVEDQDDEGDEYSENGALSSDNGDDGSDDEYVDEPDEDGERDEDAVVAAEPEPEPAAPQPDDAIFQRLAGYVAGAPPAEGTEGQPAQGEGVGGAGFQNDLAALDEEELPQASKKPRRRVHRAHRPTYEVQQMLGRANMAYILAQRAEAVDLFLEVIRHDSQVQAAWTTLASIYEEMGEHEMSRQMRFCAAHIEEDIGLWRELAEEFKVDGNENQSLYCLRKALKIDPSSLDILWQLATVYRQLHKDKKAIDVYKKIHRIEPAFLRDFNMLMDIHPLIHEAKQFVFGSNVFGDAFLYHFAAFGGPEDQRAGPDQNTMQLEHIVVYVDYLLLSGDVESAVSTIHRGQRWIQGRKNQKGWDAIDDDSEYEPPKEADDEDAEGSKGGYDLDTQLRYRLALARLRLGQDTEAMVHINEILELDALIHSRMFKELGDALMKRELWESAIEFWASLHDRVGVDDEPAVIFKLGLCQHNLQRYDAALESLRWVVDMDKSNTEARMALARVLEDMGQKDEAYEIVTELTRARERGAKGERAPAERKATKISLQQQMADTMKRLFQDAEAAEEQLNEGEPWALEAFTEAADRMIETFRLAKSNFSKNRGVTRVITNRKKSAKSNIDSEVMDMQDRLERTLGFNEEHDKPIEGKLEYAIRRQEDFYGIKSEDWLAITIKYCCVLMSKDRKSTVYAMGILDHVVWSGPFNSRRCEVALRLTIIACAMRLGAYDTIVDNCKRLSQLHQFRPEPILLMLSAMGGGYKQQSSWQNLALQKFLHRELRIYDEAVCGVKLRYNSRVQRWAQIQTTGQSRRLGDFIDIDDEVDETAGKSSQPWRPGTQEVDEDDEPEEDEDGEAEGDGEEADASADPSGAVEGATEIPKPTKHSPVFNALYGQNMLTAKSYQSALFYFLRAYEVNQYDPLLCLFIAQAFFGRALVRQSDNRNYQIAQPSLIIDSQGLAFLARYRKLSPQDVVSQEEVEYNYGRAFHGLGIVHLAVKHYETVLESVRSRVAEQDDEEEGKRLRDGSLGREAAHNLVLIYSASASWELVQVVSDEWLALS; this is translated from the exons ATGTCTGgctttgtcgacgccgaggcatCCGGCTCGCAGTCGCAGGCCCACGAACACATGGACGTCGACCCGGACAACAATGAGATCCAAGACGACGAGATGCAAGACGATGTCGAGGACCAAGACGACGAAGGCGACGAGTACAGCGAAAACGGCGCCCTGAGCagcgacaacggcgacgacggcagcgacgacgagtatgtcgacgagcccgacgaggacggcgagagagacgaggacgccgtcgtcgccgccgaacCTGAACCAGAGCCCGCTGCACCCCAACCAGACGACGCGATCTTTCA GCGTCTCGCAGGCTACGTTGCAGGTGCACCACCCGCGGAGGGGACGGAAGGCCAGCCGGCCCAGGGAGAAGGtgttggcggcgccgggtTCCAGAACGACCTTGCGgcgctggacgaggaggagctgccACAGGCATCGAAGAAGCCACGACGAAGG GTACACCGCGCCCACCGACCCACTTACGAGGTCCAGCAGATGCTCGGTCGCGCCAACATGGCATACATTCTCGCGCAGcgggccgaggcggtcgaccTCTTCCTCGAAGTCATCCGTCACGACTCGCAGGTTCAAGCGGCGTGGACTACACTCGCGTCAATCTACGAAGAGATGGGCGAGCACGAGATGAGCAGACAGATGCGCTTCTGTGCTGCCCACATTGAGGAGGACATTGGCCTGTGGCGAGAGCTGGCCGAGGAGTTCAA AGTCGACGGAAACGAGAACCAGTCGCTCTACTGTCTACGAAAGGCCCTCAAGATCGACCCTTCGAGCTTGGACATTCTGTGGCAGCTGGCCACCGTCTACCGCCAGCTCcacaaggacaagaaggcgATCGACGTCTACAAGAAGATCCACCGCATCGAACCTGCCTTCCTGCGCGACTTCAACATGCTGATGGACATCCATCCGCTCATCCACGAGGCAAAGCAGTTTGTGTTTGGCAGCAACGTGTTTGGCGACGCCTTCCTGTACCACTTTGCGGCGTTTGGCGGCCCCGAAGACCAACGCGCCGGCCCAGACCAGAACACGATGCAGCTGGAGCACATCGTCGTGTACGTCGACTACCTGCTCCTCTCTGGTGACGTCGAAAGCGCGGTCAGCACCATCCACCGTGGCCAGCGATGGATCCAGGGGCGCAAGAACCAGAAGGGCTGGGAcgcgatcgacgacgacagcgagtACGAGCCGCCAAaagaggccgacgacgaggacgccgaggggtCCAAGGGTGGCTATGACCTGGACACCCAGCTGCGATACCGTCTTGCCCTCGCGCGTCTCCGTCTTGGCCAGGACACTGAAGCGATG GTGCACATCAACGAGATCTTGGAGCTCGACGCCTTGATCCACTCCAGGATgttcaaggagctcggcgatgccCTGATGAAGCGCGAGCTGTGGGAGTCGGCCATCGAGTTCTGGGCATCGTTACATGATCGTGTTGGG gtcgacgacgagccagccgTCATCTTCAAGCTCGGTCTCTGCCAGCACAACCTGCAGCGCTACGATGCCGCGTTGGAGAGTCTTCGTTGGG TCGTCGACATGGACAAGTCCAACACAGAAGCCCGTATGGCCCTCGCCCGTGTTCTCGAAGACATGGGTCAGAAGGACGAGGCGTACGAGATTGTCACTGAGC TTACTCGTGCTCGTGAGCGTggcgccaagggcgagcgtgcgccggccgagcgcaaggcgaCCAAGATCtcgctgcagcagcagatggCCGACACGATGAAGCGCTTGTTccaggacgccgaggctgccgaggagcagctcaaCGAAGGCGAGCCGTGGGCCTTGGAGGCCTTCACAGAGGCTGCGGACAGGATGATCGAGACGTTCCGCTTGGCCAAGAGCAACTTCTCGAAGAATAGG GGTGTCACTCGGGTCATCACGAACCGCAAGAAGAGCGCAAAGAGCAACATTGACTCTGAAGTCATGGACATGCAGGATCGCCTTGAGCGCACACTGGGCTTCAACGAAGAGCATGACAAGCCCATTGAGGGCAAGCTCGAGTATGCCATTCGCCGACAGGAGGACTTTTATGGCATCAAGTCGGAGGACTGGCTTGCCATCACCATCAAG TACTGCTGTGTGCTCATGAGCAAGGACCGAAAGAGCACCGTCTATGCCATGGGCATTCTGGATCACGTCGTGTGGTCGGGTCCCTTCAACAGCCGTCGCTGTGAGGTTGCTCTTAGGCTGACCATCATTG CCTGCGCCATGCGCCTCGGAGCCTACGACACAATCGTCGACAACTGCAAGCGGTTGTCTCAGCTGCACCAGTTCAGGCCAGAGCCCATCCTCTTGATGCTCTCAGCCATGGGCGGAGGCTACAAGCAGCAATCCAGCTGGCAAAACCTGGCCTTGCAAAAGTTCCTTCACCGTGAACTGCGCATCTACGACGAGGCGGTTTGTGGTGTCAAGCTCCGCTACAACTCTCGTGTGCAGCGCTGGGCACAGATCCAGACCACGGGACAGTCGCGTCGACTGGGCGACTTtatcgacattgacgacgaggtcgacgagacgGCTGGCAAGTCGTCGCAACCCTGGAGACCGGGAACGCAAGaagtggacgaggacgatgagcccgaggaggacgaggacggggagGCGGAAGGGGATGGAGAGGAAGCCGACGCATCCGCCGACCCATCTGGGGCTGTCGAAGGAGCCACGGAGATCCCTAAGCCAACAAAGCACTCGCCCGTCTTCAATGCGCTGTACGGCCAGAACATGCTTACTGCCAAGAGTTATCAGAGCGCTTTGT TCTATTTCCTCCGGGCATACGAAGTCAACCAATACGACCCCTTACTGTGCTTGTTCATTGCTCAAGCCTTCTTTGGGCGAGCTCTTGTGCGCCAATCTGACAACCGAAACTACCAGATCGCGCAG CCATCTCTGATAATCGATTCCCAGGGTCTAGCGTTCCTGGCGCGTTACCGTAAGCTCAGTCCACAAGACGTCGTTTCGCAAGAAGAGGTGGAATACAACTATGGGCGTGCCTTTCACGGATTGG GCATTGTGCATCTCGCAGTGAAACACTACGAGACTGTGCTCGAATCTGTGCGGTCCCGAGTTGCCGAACAAGATGACGAAGAGGAGGGCAAGCGTCTGCGTGACGGCTCTCTGGGACGGGAAGCGGCGCACAACCTCGTGCTCATCTACAGCGCTTCTGCGTCCTGGGAGCTCGTGCAGGTTGTGTCGGACGAGTGGCTTGCGCTGAGCTAG
- the sfc4_1 gene encoding Transcription factor tau subunit sfc4 translates to MSGFVDAEASGSQSQAHEHMDVDPDNNEIQDDEMQDDVEDQDDEGDEYSENGALSSDNGDDGSDDEYVDEPDEDGERDEDAVVAAEPEPEPAAPQPDDAIFQRLAGYVAGAPPAEGTEGQPAQGEGVGGAGFQNDLAALDEEELPQASKKPRRRVHRAHRPTYEVQQMLGRANMAYILAQRAEAVDLFLEVIRHDSQVQAAWTTLASIYEEMGEHEMSRQMRFCAAHIEEDIGLWRELAEEFKVDGNENQSLYCLRKALKIDPSSLDILWQLATVYRQLHKDKKAIDVYKKIHRIEPAFLRDFNMLMDIHPLIHEAKQFVFGSNVFGDAFLYHFAAFGGPEDQRAGPDQNTMQLEHIVVYVDYLLLSGDVESAVSTIHRGQRWIQGRKNQKGWDAIDDDSEYEPPKEADDEDAEGSKGGYDLDTQLRYRLALARLRLGQDTEAMVHINEILELDALIHSRMFKELGDALMKRELWESAIEFWASLHDRVGVDDEPAVIFKLGLCQHNLQRYDAALESLRWVVDMDKSNTEARMALARVLEDMGQKDEAYEIVTELTRARERGAKGERAPAERKATKISLQQQMADTMKRLFQDAEAAEEQLNEGEPWALEAFTEAADRMIETFRLAKSNFSKNRGVTRVITNRKKSAKSNIDSEVMDMQDRLERTLGFNEEHDKPIEGKLEYAIRRQEDFYGIKSEDWLAITIKYCCVLMSKDRKSTVYAMGILDHVVWSGPFNSRRCEVALRLTIIACAMRLGAYDTIVDNCKRLSQLHQFRPEPILLMLSAMGGGYKQQSSWQNLALQKFLHRELRIYDEAVCGVKLRYNSRVQRWAQIQTTGQSRRLGDFIDIDDEVDETAGKSSQPWRPGTQEVDEDDEPEEDEDGEAEGDGEEADASADPSGAVEGATEIPKPTKHSPVFNALYGQNMLTAKSYQSALFYFLRAYEVNQYDPLLCLFIAQAFFGRALVRQSDNRNYQIAQGLAFLARYRKLSPQDVVSQEEVEYNYGRAFHGLGIVHLAVKHYETVLESVRSRVAEQDDEEEGKRLRDGSLGREAAHNLVLIYSASASWELVQVVSDEWLALS, encoded by the exons ATGTCTGgctttgtcgacgccgaggcatCCGGCTCGCAGTCGCAGGCCCACGAACACATGGACGTCGACCCGGACAACAATGAGATCCAAGACGACGAGATGCAAGACGATGTCGAGGACCAAGACGACGAAGGCGACGAGTACAGCGAAAACGGCGCCCTGAGCagcgacaacggcgacgacggcagcgacgacgagtatgtcgacgagcccgacgaggacggcgagagagacgaggacgccgtcgtcgccgccgaacCTGAACCAGAGCCCGCTGCACCCCAACCAGACGACGCGATCTTTCA GCGTCTCGCAGGCTACGTTGCAGGTGCACCACCCGCGGAGGGGACGGAAGGCCAGCCGGCCCAGGGAGAAGGtgttggcggcgccgggtTCCAGAACGACCTTGCGgcgctggacgaggaggagctgccACAGGCATCGAAGAAGCCACGACGAAGG GTACACCGCGCCCACCGACCCACTTACGAGGTCCAGCAGATGCTCGGTCGCGCCAACATGGCATACATTCTCGCGCAGcgggccgaggcggtcgaccTCTTCCTCGAAGTCATCCGTCACGACTCGCAGGTTCAAGCGGCGTGGACTACACTCGCGTCAATCTACGAAGAGATGGGCGAGCACGAGATGAGCAGACAGATGCGCTTCTGTGCTGCCCACATTGAGGAGGACATTGGCCTGTGGCGAGAGCTGGCCGAGGAGTTCAA AGTCGACGGAAACGAGAACCAGTCGCTCTACTGTCTACGAAAGGCCCTCAAGATCGACCCTTCGAGCTTGGACATTCTGTGGCAGCTGGCCACCGTCTACCGCCAGCTCcacaaggacaagaaggcgATCGACGTCTACAAGAAGATCCACCGCATCGAACCTGCCTTCCTGCGCGACTTCAACATGCTGATGGACATCCATCCGCTCATCCACGAGGCAAAGCAGTTTGTGTTTGGCAGCAACGTGTTTGGCGACGCCTTCCTGTACCACTTTGCGGCGTTTGGCGGCCCCGAAGACCAACGCGCCGGCCCAGACCAGAACACGATGCAGCTGGAGCACATCGTCGTGTACGTCGACTACCTGCTCCTCTCTGGTGACGTCGAAAGCGCGGTCAGCACCATCCACCGTGGCCAGCGATGGATCCAGGGGCGCAAGAACCAGAAGGGCTGGGAcgcgatcgacgacgacagcgagtACGAGCCGCCAAaagaggccgacgacgaggacgccgaggggtCCAAGGGTGGCTATGACCTGGACACCCAGCTGCGATACCGTCTTGCCCTCGCGCGTCTCCGTCTTGGCCAGGACACTGAAGCGATG GTGCACATCAACGAGATCTTGGAGCTCGACGCCTTGATCCACTCCAGGATgttcaaggagctcggcgatgccCTGATGAAGCGCGAGCTGTGGGAGTCGGCCATCGAGTTCTGGGCATCGTTACATGATCGTGTTGGG gtcgacgacgagccagccgTCATCTTCAAGCTCGGTCTCTGCCAGCACAACCTGCAGCGCTACGATGCCGCGTTGGAGAGTCTTCGTTGGG TCGTCGACATGGACAAGTCCAACACAGAAGCCCGTATGGCCCTCGCCCGTGTTCTCGAAGACATGGGTCAGAAGGACGAGGCGTACGAGATTGTCACTGAGC TTACTCGTGCTCGTGAGCGTggcgccaagggcgagcgtgcgccggccgagcgcaaggcgaCCAAGATCtcgctgcagcagcagatggCCGACACGATGAAGCGCTTGTTccaggacgccgaggctgccgaggagcagctcaaCGAAGGCGAGCCGTGGGCCTTGGAGGCCTTCACAGAGGCTGCGGACAGGATGATCGAGACGTTCCGCTTGGCCAAGAGCAACTTCTCGAAGAATAGG GGTGTCACTCGGGTCATCACGAACCGCAAGAAGAGCGCAAAGAGCAACATTGACTCTGAAGTCATGGACATGCAGGATCGCCTTGAGCGCACACTGGGCTTCAACGAAGAGCATGACAAGCCCATTGAGGGCAAGCTCGAGTATGCCATTCGCCGACAGGAGGACTTTTATGGCATCAAGTCGGAGGACTGGCTTGCCATCACCATCAAG TACTGCTGTGTGCTCATGAGCAAGGACCGAAAGAGCACCGTCTATGCCATGGGCATTCTGGATCACGTCGTGTGGTCGGGTCCCTTCAACAGCCGTCGCTGTGAGGTTGCTCTTAGGCTGACCATCATTG CCTGCGCCATGCGCCTCGGAGCCTACGACACAATCGTCGACAACTGCAAGCGGTTGTCTCAGCTGCACCAGTTCAGGCCAGAGCCCATCCTCTTGATGCTCTCAGCCATGGGCGGAGGCTACAAGCAGCAATCCAGCTGGCAAAACCTGGCCTTGCAAAAGTTCCTTCACCGTGAACTGCGCATCTACGACGAGGCGGTTTGTGGTGTCAAGCTCCGCTACAACTCTCGTGTGCAGCGCTGGGCACAGATCCAGACCACGGGACAGTCGCGTCGACTGGGCGACTTtatcgacattgacgacgaggtcgacgagacgGCTGGCAAGTCGTCGCAACCCTGGAGACCGGGAACGCAAGaagtggacgaggacgatgagcccgaggaggacgaggacggggagGCGGAAGGGGATGGAGAGGAAGCCGACGCATCCGCCGACCCATCTGGGGCTGTCGAAGGAGCCACGGAGATCCCTAAGCCAACAAAGCACTCGCCCGTCTTCAATGCGCTGTACGGCCAGAACATGCTTACTGCCAAGAGTTATCAGAGCGCTTTGT TCTATTTCCTCCGGGCATACGAAGTCAACCAATACGACCCCTTACTGTGCTTGTTCATTGCTCAAGCCTTCTTTGGGCGAGCTCTTGTGCGCCAATCTGACAACCGAAACTACCAGATCGCGCAG GGTCTAGCGTTCCTGGCGCGTTACCGTAAGCTCAGTCCACAAGACGTCGTTTCGCAAGAAGAGGTGGAATACAACTATGGGCGTGCCTTTCACGGATTGG GCATTGTGCATCTCGCAGTGAAACACTACGAGACTGTGCTCGAATCTGTGCGGTCCCGAGTTGCCGAACAAGATGACGAAGAGGAGGGCAAGCGTCTGCGTGACGGCTCTCTGGGACGGGAAGCGGCGCACAACCTCGTGCTCATCTACAGCGCTTCTGCGTCCTGGGAGCTCGTGCAGGTTGTGTCGGACGAGTGGCTTGCGCTGAGCTAG
- the rpl3 gene encoding 60S ribosomal protein L3, producing the protein MSHRKYEEPRSGSLAFLPRKRAAKHRGYIKSFPKDDAKKPVHLTATLGYKAGMTHVVRDLDRPGSKMHKREVVEAATVVETPPVVVVGVVGYVETPRGLRSLTTVWAEHLSDEVKRRFYKNWYKSKKKAFTRYAKKHAENNGASVARELERIKKYASVVRVLVHTQLSLTGLKQKKAHLAEVQVNGGSIADKVEFAKSHFEKTVSVDQIFEQDECIDVIGVTKGKGYAGVISRWGVTRLPRKTHRGLRKVACIGAWHPSKVMFSVARSGQDGYHRRTTINHKIYRISNGSDPKSGSTEFDLTEKTINPLGGWSHYPDVKNDFLLVKGALPGTKKRVLTLRKALRVHTSRAHLEKIQLKFIDTSSILGHGKYQTPEEKAQFLGQLKIKA; encoded by the exons ATGTCTCACCGCAAG TACGAGGAGCCTCGTTCGGGTTCGCTTGCCTTCCTTCCCCGCAAGCGTGCCGCCAAGCACCGCGGTTACATCAAGTCGTTCCCCAAGGATGACGCCAAGAAGCCCGTCCACCTCACTGCCACCCTTGGCTACAAGGCTGGCATGACCCACGTTGTCCGTGACCTCGACCGCCCCGGCTCGAAGATGCACAAGCGtgaggttgtcgaggctgccaccgtcgtcgagactccccccgtcgtcgttgtcggtgTTGTCGGCTACGTCGAGACCCCCCGCGGTCTCCGTTCGCTCACCACCGTCTGGGCCGAGCACCTCTccgacgaggtcaagcgTCGCTTCTACAAGAACTGGTACAAgtccaagaagaaggccttCACCCGTTACGCCAAGAAGCACGCCGAGAACAACGGCGCTTCGGtcgcccgcgagctcgagcgcatcaAGAAGTACGCTTCGGTTGTCCGCGTCCTTGTCCACACCCAGCTCTCCCTCACCGGCCTCAAGCAGAAGAAggcccacctcgccgaggtccagGTCAACGGTGGCTCGATtgccgacaaggtcgagtTCGCCAAGTCGCACTTTGAGAAGACCGTCTCGGTCGACCAGATCTTCGAGCAGGACGAGTGCATCGACGTTATCGGTGTTACCAAGGGTAAGGGTTACGCCGGTGTCATCTCCCGTTGGGGCGTGACCCGTCTTCCCCGCAAGACCCACCGTGGTCTCCGTAAGGTCGCCTGTATCGGTGCCTGGCACCCGTCCAAGGTCATGTTCTCGGTTGCTCGCTCTGGTCAGGACGGTTACCACCGCCGTACCACGATCAACCACAAGATCTACCGCATCTCGAACGGCTCGGACCCCAAGTCGGGCTCGACCGAGTTCGACCTCACCGAGAAGACCATCAACCCCCTTGGTGGCTGGTCGCACTACCCCGACGTCAAGAAcgacttcctcctcgtcaagggTGCCCTCCCCGGTACCAAGAAGCGTGTCCTTACCCTCCGCAAGGCCCTCCGTGTCCACACTTCGCGTGCCCACCTTGAGAAGATCCAGCTCAAGTTCATCGACACCTCGTCGATCCTCGGCCACGGCAAGTACCAGACccccgaggagaaggcccaGTTCCTTGGCCAGCTCAAGATCAAGGCTTAA
- the H3F3C gene encoding Histone H33C — translation MARTKQTARKSTGGKAPRKQLAPQKPRRPSADWCDSRASEAARLAAGELLPRYAWASETYPDAFLEPLDAMLSAFEEDVALAVTTVPELRIVCVYPCIKKLVLSLNTLEKYISGDEREDLIEYMRKVIEFAGIRSEDMEAEFGRVEEVLERWWEY, via the coding sequence ATGGCCCGCACCAAGCAGACAGCGAGGAAGAGCACGGGGGGGAAGGCTCCTCGAAAGCAACTGGCCCCCCAGAAGCCACGTCGGCCGTCGGCAGACTGGTGCGACAGCCGTGCAAGCGAAGCCGCCCGTttggccgccggcgagctcctcccgCGCTACGCCTGGGCCTCGGAGACGTACCCcgacgccttcctcgagccCCTCGACGCGATGCTGTCCGCGTTCGAGGAAGACGTGGCGCTCGCCGTTACGACCGTCCCCGAGCTTCGCATCGTTTGCGTCTACCCCTGCATCAAGAAGCTCGTGCTCTCGCTCAACACTCTCGAAAAGTACATTagtggcgacgagcgcgaggatcTCATCGAGTACATGCGCAAAGTGATCGAGTTCGCTGGCATCCGCTCCGAGGACATGGAAGCGGAGTTTGGGAGGGTCGAGGAAGTCCTCGAGAGATGGTGGGAGTACTGA
- the XRCC3 gene encoding DNA repair protein XRCC3, translated as MSFASFPLDTLPLKPAQAAAVKRAGFSTAADVLLLPHSDVSRKLRAGGIGIAASSKLAQELIRDVATALMPASHRLTELLGDELEEGDPWIRTGDPDLDEALGGGIHTGVLTELTGESAAGKSHLTSTFALAAGVPGLSASPGGAIVLTSERVLSTDRLVELAPALLARAGADTPISELLDNIHTSRIGDIDSLEHTLQFIIPHMLESRRLGKHSPLRGELATEEDLEERRAPGHKPIRVLVIDSITALLRGETATSSMGLVQRSRHLCTVADRLKALAVEYDLAIVVVNQVSDVFFADRNLPPPSSHSSSQTSALDEGHAQPLPPMLYGTQARLFSGQSPGVAKEASLGIVWANAVNVRIMLARTGRRRKLAEDDILHGKKRKTDAGAATVPLGLEFDDKPALVRRLHVVFSPFSGPGMLDYVIMPSGIHSLPGTFKPVTLGPALRRRDMRLLAKFGEQEPEEAEPVAPAQTQQAVEEVYDDFGDLPAEFWEGGDIPSDDPVAVGVVD; from the exons ATGTCCTTTGCCTCGTTCCCCCTCGACACGCTCCCCCTCAAGCCagcgcaagcagcagcagtaaAGCGAG CGGGCttctccaccgccgccgacgtcctcctcctcccgcacTCGGATGTCTCGCGCAagctccgcgccggcgggatAGGCAtagcagcgagcagcaagcTTGCACAAGAGCTGAtccgcgacgtcgcgacggcgctcatGCCGGCGTCGCACCGGctcaccgagctcctcggcgacgagctcgaggaaggcgaccCGTGGATCCGCACAGGCGATCCCGACCTAGAtgaggcgctcggcggcgggatACATACCGGCGTGCTGACGGAGCTCACGGGCGAGAG cgcggcgggcaagtCGCACCTCACGTCCACtttcgcgctcgcggccggcgtgccaGGGCTGAGCGCGAGCCCAGGCGGCGCGATCGTCCTTACCTCCGAGCGCGTGCTATCCACCgaccggctcgtcgagctcgcccctGCGCTCCTGGCCCGCGcgggcgccgacacgccgatctccgagctcctcgacaacaTCCACACCAGCCGCATCGGGGACATTGACTCGCTCGAGCACACGCTCCAGTTCATCATCCCGCACATGCTTGAGAGCCGGCGGCTGGGGAAGCATTCGCCACTCAGGGGCGAGCTTGCGACGGAGGAGGACTTGGAagagcgacgcgcgccgggGCACAAGCCAATacgcgtcctcgtcatcgacaGCATCACGGCGCTACTCCGCGGCGAGACGGCCACGTCAAGCATGGGGTTAGTGCAACGCTCACGGCATCTGTGTACCGTTGCAGACCGGCTTAAGGCCCTGGCGGTGGAGTACGACCTCGCGATCGTCGTGGTCAACCAGGTGTCCGATGTCTTCTTCGCCGACCGGaacctgccgccgccgtcgtcacactcgtcgtcgcagaCCTCAGCACTAGACGAGGGCCACGCGCAGCCCCTCCCTCCCATGTTGTATGGCACGCAGGCTCGCCTGTTTTCGGGCCAGAGCCCGGGTGTCGCAAAGGAGGCGAGCCTCGGCATCGTGTGGGCCAACGCAGTCAACGTGCGTATCATGCTCGCGCGGactggccgccggcgcaagctcgccgaggacgacataCTGCacggcaagaagcgcaagacgGACGCTGGGGCGGCGACTGTGCCCCTTGGGCTCGAGTTTGATGACAAGCCGgccctcgtccgccgcctgCACGTCGTCTTCTCACCGTTCTCCGGCCCGGGCATGCTTGACTACGTGATCATGCCGTCTGGGATTCACTCTTTACCCGGGACGTTCAAGCCGGTCACTCTTGGACCagcgctgcgccggcgagACATGCGGCTGCTCGCCAAGTTTGGAGAGCAGGAGCCAGAGGAAGCCGAGCCAGTCGCGCCTGCGCAGACCCAGCAGGCTGTTGAGGAAGTGTACGATGACTTTGGCGACCTGCCCGCCGAGTTCTGGGAGGGTGGCGACATCCCCAGCGACGACCCAGTCGCGGTCGGTGTCGTTGATTAG